The Neobacillus sp. OS1-2 genome includes a window with the following:
- a CDS encoding DUF3899 domain-containing protein, which translates to MKSRLKKKLIILSFTQIAIIIISYFYQHEISLLNYINISFLFTAGLLLFSLLLYTIHSGFYDAISRSFNLFFSKGGEKRNFEDIPRLSEMITVNEKPLLFHGLMNGLFMIIALLVYYF; encoded by the coding sequence GTGAAATCTCGTCTAAAGAAAAAATTAATTATTCTCTCTTTTACTCAGATAGCGATTATCATCATTTCATATTTTTACCAACATGAAATTTCGTTACTGAATTATATCAATATATCTTTCCTCTTTACCGCAGGCTTACTATTATTTTCATTACTACTTTATACCATTCACAGTGGCTTTTATGATGCCATTTCTAGATCCTTTAATCTCTTTTTTTCAAAAGGGGGAGAAAAACGAAATTTTGAAGACATACCAAGATTATCAGAAATGATTACTGTCAACGAAAAGCCACTCCTCTTTCATGGACTGATGAACGGTCTTTTTATGATCATTGCCCTACTGGTATATTATTTTTAA